From the Theropithecus gelada isolate Dixy chromosome 16, Tgel_1.0, whole genome shotgun sequence genome, the window CAAGGCCAGGAAGAAAGAGGACCAGAGAAGCAGAGGGATCCCCACAGACCAAGGCTCAGCCAAGTTCAAGTGCTCTCGTGACCTTGCTCTTCTCCTGGGGTAAACATTACCCACGTCTCTGACAGTCAGCTCTTCAATCATTCTTAGCCTTGACACTTGGCAGACTCCCCTctacagtggtgacagtgggcccCTAGGAGCAGGTAGTGGTGGAGGAGGGGGGCTTCTCTCTCTGGCCCGTGAGTTTGATTAGAAACCAAGTGGAGGATTAGGGTCCAGAGGACAGGAGTTCCCCATGACCGACCCTGTGTCCTGAGGTGCTGAGAAGGAAGAGTGCGTGGTGGCACGGGGCGGGGTGAGGGCTAAGACGGCTGGGGGCCTATGCAGGAGCAGGGCGGGCCCAGCCTCTCACCTGCGCTGGTAGGTCTGGATCTGCTGCTCAATGTGCTCCCGGTAGGAGCGCTCGGCAGTCTTCTGTGTCACTGCCACCAGCTGGATCAGTTCAGACCTGGGTGGGGGTAGGGGACAGAGGAGAAGGGGCAGGACTGGCTCCTCACGCCCAAAGACTGCAGCAATGCTGGGAGGGCCTCCCATTGCACCCCAAACTCTACAAGCTCTACAGCAGCAGCACTCCCACCTTCCGGGTCCTGGGATGGAGGAGACTGAAGCACCCCTCCCCTCTCATCCACAAGAGAAGGAGCCCAGGGGGCAGGGGCTGGCGCGCTGCACAGCCGAGGGGCGCAGACTCGCTCCCTCAGGCCACTTACTTCTCCAGGGACTTGAGGATGTAATTGTAGTTGTTGTGAAGGAAGATGGCGCTCAGAGCTGGGTCCTCGTACACCTTGGACTTGCTCAGCAAGTTCAACTGTAGGTTGCCCAGTACTTTACCTGCACAGGGAAAAATGGGGCCACACCCACCATGGCAGTCTGACCCAAACGACCCCATCCTGGGACCTGCTAACGCACTCCTATCCATCGCTCCTCGTCGCCTCAGGAGGCCTTAGCCCAGCTCCCCTCAGCCTCTGAACTAGAGGTCAGGTTGTGGTTCCAAAGGTCAGATGGCACTTAGGAGAGGGCCCTGGGAATAGCCAGAGAGCACagacagaaggaagggaaagcCAGGGCATGCAGGCGGCAGGGCTGCTGGTCTGCCCGGGAGAACACTCACAGATATAGGTGCTTAGCAGCCGCTTGCTGAACTCGGAGCTGTAGCTGGTGGCCGAAGAGCTGGTCTCTGTGAGAGAAGTCCTGTTATTGCAGTGGCAGCAGCCAAGACCCTCAACGGCCCTTCCCGCATGCCATGCAGCTGTCTGAGGGGACACTGAGGTCCCCGGGCTTCCTTGGGCAGAGCCAGCTACCTGCTAAGCCACAGGGCGGCCCCTGCCACAGGAAGCACCGGCCCTGGATTTTCTGGAACCCAGAGCTGCCCTCTATGATGGGGCGGCATGGCTAAGGAGCTGGTCCATGTCAGCAGAAAAGCTGGCAGGACAAGAGTGAGATGCCAGCGCCCTGTCCCCTCCTGCGCCCACCCACCCTGGGTGGTTTCTACAAggccccctttttctttttgccaacAGCAGAGTCTTAGAAAGGGCTCCTCACAGTCTCTGCACCTTCTTCCCTACATTCAAACATCCCCCTCTACCAGACCCTCCTGAATAGAGGAAGCTGCGGCCTGCAGTGTGGAAGGCCGAGTAGGGACAGCAAGGCAGGGAGGCCGGGTGAGCCTGGGGCGTGTATTCAGGGCTCTGGCCCCGGCAGGTGCTGCGGATAAGCTCAGAGACAGAGTGGCCCTGAAGGGAGCAGAGAGAGTTGAGAGCACCCTGAGAAAACTCATGTCCCCTCTGACTCGGGCTCCCCAGTAGGTCCTGAGAGTCAGTCCCCAGGGAACCTCACCCACCAAGCTTCAGAGGGACAGAAGGGGGCTGCAGAACCGCACTGCTTACCTCGGGGGTCTAAAGGAATATTGTATGTGTCCCCAAGAACTACGGAGTGAAAGGCAGTGCACACAGAGGGGACGGAAGGAGAGacaaaggagggagaaagatgCAAAGTGCAAAAAACAGGTTAGAAATGGCACGTCAACCCGAGTCAAGCAGACCTCTCCCCATGACAGCCAGAACAGACAGCAACACACAGCAGGCAGGACCCTCCGAGGACCAGGGAGCGCTCTGTAAGTACAGAGCTGGGAAACTGCAGGCTGGAGGCTGCCCATGGGCTCCCTGCCCCCAAAATGGGACAGAAGGAGAGGGCCCGGGGACCTCAGTACTTGGAATGAACCAGAAAGGTGCTCTTGCTCACAGGCCGACCCTGAGCTCCAGTCCCAGGGCAGGGCCAGCAGGAAGACACCCAGCTAGCCCTGAAACACTTGCTACCCTCTGAAGGCCAGCTGAGCGAGCCTGATAAGGAGAGCAGGCAGACACAGAGAAGGATTCGGGAGGGGGGCAGGCGCAGAAAGGACACCTTCCAACCAGCCAGCACTGCTCCCAGAGTGAGGACACTGCTTCCAGGGCGACGACGGTCaaaggggctgagggaggggccgGAGGTCCAGTGTCTGGTCTTGAAAGGTGCAGGCAAACCTCGCTCTCCTGATGCTCAACCCCAGGGACCCTCTGCAGGGCACATCTCAACCCCTCCACAGACTGGAGACGCCTCCTCACTGCTACCTGCCCTCTAACCCCATGTCTCCAGGCAAGAAGGGGAGTGGGGCAGGGGGCCCAGCTGGGAAGtgccagtaccttgggaggccagcATGGCACCTGCCGTCTCCTGGAAGTCCAAAAGCTGCTGCAGGAAGAGGATGGCCTGGGTGGGAAGAAGACGGTGCAGAAGGGCAAGTGGCAGGCCCGGCTGACGGCCTCCCGCAGCGACCCCTCTGAGTGCCCATGGCCAGCCCAGGGCTGGGATCCACCCAGTGAAGAGCGCGGCTGGAAACTTCATTTTCACTCTAGTCTACCAGGAAGGGCCCTGTCTGCTAGAGACACTAAGCACGTCACTGTCCATCCTGCCACCCAGGACCGCTCACAAAGGTGCGAGCAGCTCTGGGCCAGACTGGGTCCCTTCCACCAGTACTCtgcccagccctgggcctgggtcctccttcctcccctcttcccgGTGTCCTCAGGCAGCACCCACATTGCTGGTGAGCTCGTGCACGGTGCCGTCCTTTGGCATGTTGTACTCCTTGTCCGGATCATTCTGTGGAAAAACAGCCTCTGGTTCCCTGAAGCAGCCCCCGGCCCACCCCACGCCCCCCGTGCACCTGCTCACGGTGCCACCTCCTTGCAGACGGGTGCCAGGACACCTCTCAGGCACAAAGGCTGAGCCAGGCTGGACCAAGGGGGAGAGGCCCTTCCCACCTCAGAGGGCTTGGAGGccccaggaaggaaaggaaggcacaTGGGTGCTGACAGGCCAGCGGTGCAGCTGGCTTCCCCTGGGACAACGCACCCTCTTGGAGGTCTGCTCTCTGAGAGTCCCCCAGGGCCAGGTCACTGTGGGTGCTGGgacgggagggagggagaaaggggaggacGGCAGGGACCTTGATGTTGTCCGCGAAGTCCTCCAGCGCTTTGGCACCAATGGTCTCCATGGAGGTGATGAGGCCAGGCAGCTTATTCTTGGTGCTGGCGGCCGTGCCCTGAGGAAGCACAAGGGAGTTCCAAGCTCTCCTCCAGTCACTCAGTGAGCATCTCATTCGCCCAGGGCCCTTCCTAAGCTGTCTCCAAGCATCCTCAGAGCAGAGGTGTGGGATGGAGAATGCGGTTCTCCCAGGGAGGGATGAGGGCGGCCACACCAGGCAGCAGGATGCCTCCTGGCTGTTTTCGAGGGCCCCTCGTCCACATACCTGGAGCACCTGGTCAAACTCAGGCTTGGTCTGCTTGAGGTGCCGCAGGATGGGGAAGACGGTGAGCACCGTGGAGAAGTCGTGTCGCACAATGGCCTTCCGGGCAGCGGACACAATGTTCTCCCCTTCAAGCATCAGCCCATCCAGGGCATCCTGAGGGGACAGGGAGACAGTTCAGGGAAGGGTGGGGTGGTGGGAGCTGGCTCTGGGCTGGTGGGGGATCCTTGTAGGGTATAGGGGACCAGTGTGCAGGAAGTGGGGCGATGGGGAGGTGGTGAGCGTCCACCCAGGACCAGTCCACAGGGCACAAGGCGGTGGTGGTGGCTGGAGCTGAGGGCTGCAAGAGTCTGTGGTGACAGCTCTCGCTGGGGCTGGCTGCAGAGCCCCAGGGCGGCACGGGACCTGTATCAGGGAGTCGAAGGTCTTCTTCTGGTGGTGCTCGGGGATGATGTCTGCCAGCAGCTGGTACTCGCTCTGCGCCAGCTTGACGAAGGCACTGACGCAGTGAATGTAGGCATCGGTCTCCACGTCCAGCATGTCATCTCTCCCTGGGGAAGACACAACTCTTGAGTGGCTGGTCTGGGGCCAGCCACACTTctggctggggaggggtgggtcCCCCAGCTCCTGGACTGCACCCCAGACCGGCAGCGGACGGGGAAGAGGCTGACTGTTCTGGCAGAAAGCTGCAAGGGCACCAGCAGGCCCCGCCAGGTTCGAGGGGAACAATAGGAGCTGAGCCCAGCCTTTGTTCTGGCTTCATTCTCAGCTCTGCGCAGACAGTGGGATCAGACACCAGAGGCAGGAGGGTGACGGACGGAAGGATAAGGAGGGAAGATCACTGAATCAACATCCTGGATAAGGTAGTTTGACCCCAGGACTGAGGATTCTGAGTTGTACCTGAAAGAGGGCAGCCCAGGGTGGGCAGGTGGCTGTGCCACCTCAAGGAGGATGGCACTGGGGTCATCCATGTGGGCAAATGTGGGGCCTGTGAAGGAAGTGACCAGCCCAGCCAGGGCTTCTGGAACATCTAAGAGGGTGGTAGGCTGCAGCCTCTGAGGCTGGCTGGCATGGGGTCAAAATCTGAGAAGAGGCTGGTAAGTCCCAGAGAGGAGGGGTTGCCAGCTGCCCCAGGAGGAGGCCAGATCCTATTACTGGAGGCCACAGCGGGGGCGCTTGTGGACAAAACCAGTGGCAGAACTGCCTGGTCCTATGTGCCAAGGGATGGGCTCCGAGGGGATCAGAGCTCTGAGTTGTTGCAGGAGGCAGACGTCAGGGCTCCCTGCCCTCAAGGGAGCCACCTTCCCTCTCTGCCTGCTTTCTGAGTAGCAGCGGCTTCTCCCCTTGGCCCAGGCCTGAGAGCCAGGCACGCACTCCCATCTGGAGAGAGGCAAGGAGACCTAGGCCCAAAAGAGAGTGGAGAGAGAGGCGCATAGGCCTGGCCCATCCTCAGAGCAGACTGGGCCTGGCTGGGCCAGACAGGAGCAGGCCATCCGGGGACCGCTGCGAAGGCAGTGTCAGCAGCTGCCCTCAGGCTGGGCTGCAGTACTCACCGGCCAGTGGCCCGTGCTTGTCGTTCAAGGCCTCGGACAGGTGCTTAACTCGGAAATCATGCTCGTGACCTGGCGAGATGTTGGCCGCATAAACACAAGCAGTGTTTATCCAGGGGCCAGGCAGGCCGCCCCTTGGGGTATAGGGAAGAAGCCCTTCATCTCCAGGAGGGGGATGTCagatggggatggggaagggggcaTCAGAGAGGGCTCTGAGCCCCTCCTCTACCTCAAGCCACCTTGGGAACAGCCATTTCAAGCCTGACTTCAGTGAGCACCCAGGACCGTCCTTAGCTGCTCATTTCCCCAAGTCTGGAGGCCCAGGGAAAGCGGAGAAGGACCAAGGAGGGGCTGAAGAGCTGATGCTTGGCCCCAGGGGGGTTCCCCACCTCGCCGTATTTGCGCAAAGCCCCAGTTTGCCTGTCCCCTGCTGCACACACTCCCCTTTCTGAAGAGGGGAGGCCTCGGCCGGCTGGGGCTGCCACTGCGGGTCTGAGCGTGAAAGGCTGCCCCAGACAAAGAGCTTTCTCTGAGTTCACACAGGAGACAAGGACAGagacaggggagggaggagggagcccCAGGGAGGGCAGAGCTGCCATCAGCCAGAGAGGACCAGGCCGAGGGCCGCGAAACTGTCCCTGCGCCTGCTGAAGCCCAAGTGGCATTGGGGACCTGCCATTCCCACCCTGCTCCCCTCAGGGTTTCTCCCGAGGCCCTCCTGGGGGAGGCTCTGCCCTGCCAAGTGCGTGGACACACAGTGGAGGAGGAAGGGACAGGAGGGGAACACAGGGTGATTACCTTCCAGAGGAATGAGGTTAGAGCCCCCCTTTTTCCCATCTAGACCATGCTGGGAATACTGTTTCAGAAGGTTCTGAGCCTTACGGATCGTCCCTGTCACCAGAGCCACACAGAGAGGAGATAAGAAGACCTAGGAAATGAGTGAGAGAAAACAGCAGCGGCCCTCCACCTGCCCCCAGGCCCCATACCCAGCCCCCCAACAGTGAGCAGGCCCTTCCCTGGGACCACCAGAGACCCTGGGGACAAAGGCGAAGGAAAAGAATCATTTCCTTCTCCAAATGGAGCCTTGATTCTACTACTGACCCTCCTTGTTCTGGATTTCAGTTCATTTCTGAAAGGACAGAGGATAATGAAAATGGAACAAGATCCACCAGGAGAAGTCAAAAATACGGAGCGGCATTGTAGTGAGAACAGGCGAGGGCTCAGGTTGGAGGAGCCAGTGACAAAGCTTGCACACCGAGAGGGCACAACCAGGGTGGCAGAGCTTGGGGGTACCCTGAAGCCAAcaggcccccagcccagccccaaaCTCCAGGCAGAGCTCTCCGAGCACGTTCAGTGTTGGGACGTACGCCAAACAGCAGCCAGCAGGAAGCCACCCTGACTGAACTTCCGGGGAGCGCGGTGCCCAAGGCGGACGGCTCAGGGACCCAGAGGCAGCCTAGCCCCACACGTTAGAGTTCCCCAACCAACCAAAGGGACAAGAAAAAATCCAAAAGTCAAGAAGGGGTTAACAGAAGCCACCACACAGAGAGCCTGGAGGGTGTGCGCAGAAGGAGAGGGCACATGCTCTTggcatgggggaaaaaaacaacagttAGTATCACAagtgaaaacaatgagaacaaaatgGTAGCGCCCACAGCCACCTGAGTCAGCCTCCTTTATGGGAATGAGACATCTTGGGCCAGAAAACGTGGGGAAATAAACCCGCATCTCAAGTAGACAAGTGCAGCTGCCTTGTTAACAAAATGTATGGGGGCAGGAAGGCACCCGGGATGCCCTCCACCCTCCTACTGTCTATCTGAGCACAGTGAGGCTGCTGTGTCCTGACAGCTCcccagaaagctgaggcagaaaggGCAGTGTCTGGAGGCTCATTGCTTACACCTGCACTGCACTGCGCCGCACCGCATGACATCACAAttagctcttttttgttttgtttttttttttctttgagacagagtcttgctgggtcgcccaggctggagtgcaacggcacaatctcggctcactgcaacctccgcctcctggtttcaagcaattctcctgcctcagcctcctgagtagttgcgATTATAGGCGTATgcaaccatacccagctaattttttttctatttttagtggagacggggtttcaccgtgttggccaggctggtcttgaactcctgacctcaggtgatccgcccgcctcggcctcccgaagtgttgggattacaggcgtgagccaccatactcggccCATAATTAGCTCCTAATAACCAAGTTCTGCGGCCTGGCTCACATCTGCCTTGCTCGTGCTCTCCCCTTCAGCAAGCGAGGCTCACTAATGAGTGAATTGGATTCCCACCCCACGACCCACCAGGAGCAGCCGGAGCAGCCGCGGGCGCAGGTGCACGCCGGCAGGATGTGGGTCGGGGATGCAGAGATCTGGCAGCTGCCAAACCCGTCAGGCGCCCAATTACCTCCAGGGATGCTGAGGTCAGTGCTTCACCACCTGGGAGGcctccctgcccctctcctcAGAAGTGGGAACCGACGTCAACGGAGCCTGACTCCCTAGAGCCTGACATCGGTCCTGAGCCCACCAGTGCCTGACAACTCGGAAACCCCACAGCCGGAGAGCTTTCCTCTTGTGTTCCTGGGCCAAGGATGGATGCGGTCCACTGTGAGCTACCTGAGATCAGATCCCTCCTGCCTGAAAGGCCAGGTGGCTGCATGGCCAGCGGGCACTCTTAGGGCAGTGCAAATAGGGCTCTGGGGCTTCCAGGGGGCCTGTCAGGGAACCAGGTAGATGAGGAAGTGAGCACAGAGTGGCTGGGGCTAAAGCATCCTCGAAGCCTCACAGAGACAGCCACTCCCCACCACACAGAAGGTACAGAGCTGCTCCATCCGCTGTGCAGGCTGCTGCGCCCACAGGCTGGGCTGGCAGTCCTCATTTGCAGGTTTTGGCTGGGTGGGCAGGACATCCACACTGGAGGGAGAAGGCCCCAGGCACCAGCTCCCTAATGCTCTACTCCCTGAGGGCAGCCCCTACTCTGCCTGTTTCTCTAAACCCTAAACAAAGGCCTGGAGGGGAGCGGGTGCTCTTGTGGAACAGACACCTTGGTCTCTGAGAGGCATGGGCAGGTAGGGACTGGAGAAACCAAGGGTGTAAGTAAGCTCTACCTAAAGCCTGTTGTCATAAGTAGGTCCCACAGGCCACACCTAGGGCATGTGCCTGCAGCAGCAGTTGGACAGGGGGCCAGCCTGGGTGGGAGCAGCCCTGGCTTCTCCAGCTTTCTCTTCCAGAGCATATCTCTCAGCAGCCCCACCCCAGAACATCCCAGCATGTCATCGAGTTGTGGGCAGCATCTGTCAGTGGTCAGAGACAGCCGGGCTTGCCAAGCTGTGGCTGGCAGAGACACTGTTTACCTGGAGCACAGACTACAAGGGACATGATGCCAGGGAGAAAGAACAGACAGATGACGAGATGTTCACCCAGGACAGCGACACCCACTGGCCCAGGCCTCTCATCATGGTGCCTCTTTCCACGAGGCACTGACTCGCACTGGAGCCCAAAGCCAGTTTAAGTTCTTCTGAGAAGATGCTCTggggtttctttcctttttggatCGACTGGGAAAGTGAAATTCTCCCCATCCAGCTCTCAGCTACACATCACTTCAGGTCACCTTGCCTTTCTGGAAGGTGAAGGTTGGAGCACCTATCCCCTCGCTATCCCAGCGTCCTGGATGCAGCAGTGTGCCTGGTCTCCTGACAGGGTGATGTGTGTGTGAGGCACGAGGCCCAGGCAGGGGCTCGGCCCTAGAAGCCTCTGCCGCCTGCCTCAGGCAGGATTAACTGAGCACCTGTGTTACTCCCTCACTCCAAAGAAGCTGTGTCACCCCCAGGCTCTGCTGGGTAGAAGGGTCTTGCTCTGCGGGGGCCTCACTGGCTGGGTAGACACTTGCTTTCTGTCCTGTGTACCTACAGTCAGGGTTACCATAATGACAAGCTCTAGAGGGGTCTGACGTTGCGAACGCTAGATTGGATGAAAGCAGTGCAGTTCCAGTCAGCCTCTGGCTGTTGCAGAGATGGGCCAGGATGGGGGCTCACCTGGCCGCTTGACTGGCTTCTTGGTAGGTGTGTCTTTCCTCTTGTTGGGGATAGCAGGGGAGTAGGGAACCCCAGAGGAAGAACTGCTCTTATGGAAATGCTCCTTCAGGCCCTTGATGGAGCGGTCCAGCTGGCTGGAGCGTATCTGGTAGTAGACGTTCATGAAATCTGAGGAGATACAGAGCGATAGAGGTATGGCTGCCAGGCCCTGCCTCTGCCTTGCAGACCCACCATGTCTACCTGTCAACCCTTCTTAGCATCTGCTGTCTGCTCTGGGTCGCAAGCCACCCATATCTTGTCCCAAATCAggcaaagtatttcttttttttttttttttttgagacagggtcttgctctgttgtccaggctgcagtgcagcagcacgatgtcagctcactgcaggctcgacctcctgggctcaagtaatctgcccacttcagcctcccagagtgctgggatgacaggcgtgagtcaccacgcccggccaggcagtcttaaaagagaaaaacacccTCCGATAGAACTGATAAttagttgtaatttttttttttttttaggtaaggtcttactctgtcgcccaggctggagtgcagtggtgtgatggctcactgcaacctctgcctcccaggctcaaccaattctcttgcctcagccttgagtggctgggattacaggcacgcgccacttccgcccagctaatttttatatttttagtagagatggggtttcaccatgttggcaaggctggtcttgaactcctgatctcaaatgattcaccagcctcggcctcccaaagtgctgggattataggcatgagtcaccatgcccagccctagtttttttatttttttttgagaccgagtttcatttttgtcgcccaggctagaatgcaatggcacgatcttggctcactgtgacctctgcttcccgggtttaagcggttctcctgcctcagccaccttattacaggtgcccgccaccacacccagctaattttttgtatttttagtagaaatggggtttcaccatgttggccacgctggtcttgaactcctgacctcaaatgatccaccggcctcggcctcccaaagtgctgggattacaggcacgagccactgcgcccggccctagttGTAAGTTTAAatcgtacttttttttttttttttttaataaaaaaacaaagttaatagCCAGATTCAACTTGGTAAGGGGTCAAAGAACACGAGCTCTATAGGAAGCAAACAGACAACAGATGTTAGTGAATGAAAAACACACATCTTTAGCCATTAATAAAGTACAAATTAAAAAAGTTAGAGTACTGTGATAGTCCTATCagatagcaaaaacaaaaattaatgaagaacAAATGGCCATGGAACTGTCAATGAGTCCATCAATTGGCCTGATCTAGTTGGAGAGGAGCTAGTGATGGCAAGAAGGTTACAAGTATCTTCAGACGCTTACACCTAATCCCTGCACCCTtgagaataaacaaaaattagctgggcgtggtggcgggcacctgtaatcccagctactggggaggctgaggcagaattgcttgaacccaggaggcagaggttgtggtgagtcaggatcacgccgctgcactctagcctgggtgacagtgcgaggctccgtctcaaaaaaaaaaaaaaaaaaaaaaaagtgcagtacTGGGTATCTATTGGagttgaagtttttattttctttctttctttcttttcgagatggagttttgctcttgttgtccaggttggagtgcaatggcatcatctcagctcaccgtaacctcctgggttcaagagattctcttgcctcagcctcccaagtagctgggattacaggccaccacgcccagctaattttgtatttttagtagagacggggtttctctatgttggtcaggctggtctcgaacttctgacctcaggtgatccgcctgccttggcctcccaaagtgctgggattacaggcgtgagccactgcacccagccttctttcttcgagacaagagtctcactctgtcacccaggttggagtgcagtggtgtgatctcagctcactgcaacctccagctcccaggctcaagtcattccccccacctcagcctcccaagtagctgggactgccggcatgtgtcaccacacccagctaatttttgtattttttgtagagacagggttttgccatgttggccaggtcttgaactcctgagctgaagcgatccccccacctcagcctcccaaagtgttaggattacaggtgtagccaccacacctggcataaATAAACATTAACAGTGCTCATCTTTGGGTTATGTAATGGAGGCATTGCAGAAGTGGAAGATGGACTTTTACTTTTCACCCATGGCTTTCTGTACCATTTGAAAATTTTACAACTAATCAAAAAAGGcaaatgaacataaaaatcaAGACAAGAAAAGTTTGAATTTGCCTAGATTCACAGCTTGATATATAA encodes:
- the EXOC7 gene encoding exocyst complex component 7 isoform X2, with product MIPPQEASARRREIEDKLKQEEETLSFIRDSLEKSDQLTKNMVSILSSFESRLMKLENSIIPVHKQTENLQRLQENVEKTLSCLDHVISYYHVASDTEKIIREGPTGRLEEYLGSMAKIQKAVEYFQDNSPDSPELNKVKLLFERGKEALESEFRSLMTRHSKVVSPVLILDLISGDDDLEAQEDVTLEHLPESVLQDVIRISRWLVEYGRNQDFMNVYYQIRSSQLDRSIKGLKEHFHKSSSSSGVPYSPAIPNKRKDTPTKKPVKRPGRDDMLDVETDAYIHCVSAFVKLAQSEYQLLADIIPEHHQKKTFDSLIQDALDGLMLEGENIVSAARKAIVRHDFSTVLTVFPILRHLKQTKPEFDQVLQVCGRGALENSQEASCCLVWPPSSLPGRTAFSIPHLCSEDAWRQLRKGPGRMRCSLSDWRRAWNSLVLPQGTAASTKNKLPGLITSMETIGAKALEDFADNIKNDPDKEYNMPKDGTVHELTSNAILFLQQLLDFQETAGAMLASQETSSSATSYSSEFSKRLLSTYICKVLGNLQLNLLSKSKVYEDPALSAIFLHNNYNYILKSLEKSELIQLVAVTQKTAERSYREHIEQQIQTYQRSWLKVTDYIAEKNLPVFQPGVKLRDKERQIIKERFKGFNDGLEELCKIQKAWAIPDTEQRDRIRQAQKTIVKETYGAFLQKFGSVPFTKNPEKYIKYGVEQVGDMIDRLFDTSA
- the EXOC7 gene encoding exocyst complex component 7 isoform X6, with the protein product MIPPQEASARRREIEDKLKQEEETLSFIRDSLEKSDQLTKNMVSILSSFESRLMKLENSIIPVHKQTENLQRLQENVEKTLSCLDHVISYYHVASDTEKIIREGPTGRLEEYLGSMAKIQKAVEYFQDNSPDSPELNKVKLLFERGKEALESEFRSLMTRHSKVVSPVLILDLISGDDDLEAQEDVTLEHLPESVLQDVIRISRWLVEYGRNQDFMNVYYQIRSSQLDRSIKGLKEHFHKSSSSSGVPYSPAIPNKRKDTPTKKPVKRPGHEHDFRVKHLSEALNDKHGPLAGRDDMLDVETDAYIHCVSAFVKLAQSEYQLLADIIPEHHQKKTFDSLIQDALDGLMLEGENIVSAARKAIVRHDFSTVLTVFPILRHLKQTKPEFDQVLQGTAASTKNKLPGLITSMETIGAKALEDFADNIKNDPDKEYNMPKDGTVHELTSNAILFLQQLLDFQETAGAMLASQETSSSATSYSSEFSKRLLSTYICKVLGNLQLNLLSKSKVYEDPALSAIFLHNNYNYILKSLEKSELIQLVAVTQKTAERSYREHIEQQIQTYQRSWLKVTDYIAEKNLPVFQPGVKLRDKERQIIKERFKGFNDGLEELCKIQKAWAIPDTEQRDRIRQAQKTIVKETYGAFLQKFGSVPFTKNPEKYIKYGVEQVGDMIDRLFDTSA
- the EXOC7 gene encoding exocyst complex component 7 isoform X5, with translation MIPPQEASARRREIEDKLKQEEETLSFIRDSLEKSDQLTKNMVSILSSFESRLMKLENSIIPVHKQTENLQRLQENVEKTLSCLDHVISYYHVASDTEKIIREGPTGRLEEYLGSMAKIQKAVEYFQDNSPDSPELNKVKLLFERGKEALESEFRSLMTRHSKVVSPVLILDLISGDDDLEAQEDVTLEHLPESVLQDVIRISRWLVEYGRNQDFMNVYYQIRSSQLDRSIKGLKEHFHKSSSSSGVPYSPAIPNKRKDTPTKKPVKRPGTIRKAQNLLKQYSQHGLDGKKGGSNLIPLEGRDDMLDVETDAYIHCVSAFVKLAQSEYQLLADIIPEHHQKKTFDSLIQDALDGLMLEGENIVSAARKAIVRHDFSTVLTVFPILRHLKQTKPEFDQVLQGTAASTKNKLPGLITSMETIGAKALEDFADNIKNDPDKEYNMPKDGTVHELTSNAILFLQQLLDFQETAGAMLASQETSSSATSYSSEFSKRLLSTYICKVLGNLQLNLLSKSKVYEDPALSAIFLHNNYNYILKSLEKSELIQLVAVTQKTAERSYREHIEQQIQTYQRSWLKVTDYIAEKNLPVFQPGVKLRDKERQIIKERFKGFNDGLEELCKIQKAWAIPDTEQRDRIRQAQKTIVKETYGAFLQKFGSVPFTKNPEKYIKYGVEQVGDMIDRLFDTSA
- the EXOC7 gene encoding exocyst complex component 7 isoform X4 — protein: MIPPQEASARRREIEDKLKQEEETLSFIRDSLEKSDQLTKNMVSILSSFESRLMKLENSIIPVHKQTENLQRLQENVEKTLSCLDHVISYYHVASDTEKIIREGPTGRLEEYLGSMAKIQKAVEYFQDNSPDSPELNKVKLLFERGKEALESEFRSLMTRHSKVVSPVLILDLISGDDDLEAQEDVTLEHLPESVLQDVIRISRWLVEYGRNQDFMNVYYQIRSSQLDRSIKGLKEHFHKSSSSSGVPYSPAIPNKRKDTPTKKPVKRPGTIRKAQNLLKQYSQHGLDGKKGGSNLIPLEGRDDMLDVETDAYIHCVSAFVKLAQSEYQLLADIIPEHHQKKTFDSLIQDALDGLMLEGENIVSAARKAIVRHDFSTVLTVFPILRHLKQTKPEFDQVLQGTAASTKNKLPGLITSMETIGAKALEDFADNIKNDPDKEYNMPKDGTVHELTSNAILFLQQLLDFQETAGAMLASQVLGDTYNIPLDPRETSSSATSYSSEFSKRLLSTYICKVLGNLQLNLLSKSKVYEDPALSAIFLHNNYNYILKSLEKSELIQLVAVTQKTAERSYREHIEQQIQTYQRSWLKVTDYIAEKNLPVFQPGVKLRDKERQIIKERFKGFNDGLEELCKIQKAWAIPDTEQRDRIRQAQKTIVKETYGAFLQKFGSVPFTKNPEKYIKYGVEQVGDMIDRLFDTSA
- the EXOC7 gene encoding exocyst complex component 7 isoform X3 → MIPPQEASARRREIEDKLKQEEETLSFIRDSLEKSDQLTKNMVSILSSFESRLMKLENSIIPVHKQTENLQRLQENVEKTLSCLDHVISYYHVASDTEKIIREGPTGRLEEYLGSMAKIQKAVEYFQDNSPDSPELNKVKLLFERGKEALESEFRSLMTRHSKVVSPVLILDLISGDDDLEAQEDVTLEHLPESVLQDVIRISRWLVEYGRNQDFMNVYYQIRSSQLDRSIKGLKEHFHKSSSSSGVPYSPAIPNKRKDTPTKKPVKRPGTIRKAQNLLKQYSQHGLDGKKGGSNLIPLEGHEHDFRVKHLSEALNDKHGPLAGRDDMLDVETDAYIHCVSAFVKLAQSEYQLLADIIPEHHQKKTFDSLIQDALDGLMLEGENIVSAARKAIVRHDFSTVLTVFPILRHLKQTKPEFDQVLQGTAASTKNKLPGLITSMETIGAKALEDFADNIKNDPDKEYNMPKDGTVHELTSNAILFLQQLLDFQETAGAMLASQETSSSATSYSSEFSKRLLSTYICKVLGNLQLNLLSKSKVYEDPALSAIFLHNNYNYILKSLEKSELIQLVAVTQKTAERSYREHIEQQIQTYQRSWLKVTDYIAEKNLPVFQPGVKLRDKERQIIKERFKGFNDGLEELCKIQKAWAIPDTEQRDRIRQAQKTIVKETYGAFLQKFGSVPFTKNPEKYIKYGVEQVGDMIDRLFDTSA